A single window of Cellulomonas sp. NTE-D12 DNA harbors:
- the crtI gene encoding phytoene desaturase family protein, with amino-acid sequence MSRPLDTVVIGGGVSGLATAALLAADGHQVTLLEALPQLGGRAGSWESGGFRFDTGPSWYLMPEVFDHFYRLMGTSADEQLTLRRLDPGYRAYFEGDPVPFDLPAGGPEARAALTALDPGSADRLDAYFDSAGETYRLALEKFLYSSFDSVGPFLDPALLGRLPRLARLLTRSLDAEIRTRTSDSRVRRLLGYPAVFLGGSPMRVPSMYHLMSHLDVNDDVRYPDGGFARVIQTIADLAACAGARLVTGARVHRILVKDGAVRGVLYRDGLGVEHRVEAELVVSGADLHHTQTMLLDAPNRDHDERWWRHKDPGPGAVLAMLGVRGRLPELAHHTLLLADDWDGGFAALSRGRGLPANPSLYIGKPSATDPTVAPADHENLFVLVPVPADPGIGHGGIEGAGDQRVEGFVDRTIEQIATWTGAHDLADRVVVRRTVAPGDFATDLQSWSGSALGPAHTLRQSAFLRSPNASRRVSGLLFTGASTIPGIGVPMCLISAELVAKRVRGDRTAAPLPVPARVPA; translated from the coding sequence ATGAGCCGGCCGCTGGACACCGTCGTGATCGGCGGCGGCGTGTCGGGGCTGGCGACCGCTGCCCTGCTCGCGGCCGACGGGCACCAGGTGACGCTGCTCGAGGCGTTGCCGCAGCTCGGTGGCCGCGCCGGCTCGTGGGAGTCCGGAGGGTTCCGGTTCGACACCGGACCGTCCTGGTACCTGATGCCCGAGGTGTTCGACCACTTCTACCGGCTGATGGGCACCTCCGCCGACGAGCAGCTGACCCTTCGCCGGCTCGACCCCGGGTACCGGGCGTACTTCGAGGGCGACCCGGTGCCGTTCGACCTGCCGGCCGGCGGTCCGGAGGCACGGGCGGCGCTCACCGCGCTGGATCCCGGCTCGGCCGACCGCCTGGACGCGTACTTCGACTCCGCCGGCGAGACGTACCGGCTGGCGCTGGAGAAGTTCCTCTACAGCTCCTTCGACTCGGTGGGCCCGTTCCTGGACCCCGCACTGCTCGGACGGCTCCCGCGCCTGGCGCGCCTGCTGACCCGGTCGCTGGACGCCGAGATCCGCACCCGGACCAGCGACTCCCGCGTGCGACGGTTGCTCGGCTACCCCGCGGTGTTCCTCGGCGGGTCGCCCATGCGGGTGCCGAGCATGTACCACCTGATGAGCCACCTCGACGTGAACGACGACGTGCGGTACCCGGACGGCGGGTTCGCCCGGGTGATCCAGACGATCGCCGACCTGGCGGCCTGCGCCGGTGCGCGCCTGGTCACGGGCGCGCGGGTGCACCGGATCCTGGTCAAGGACGGCGCCGTTCGCGGCGTGCTGTACCGGGACGGGCTCGGGGTGGAGCACCGGGTGGAGGCGGAGCTGGTGGTCTCCGGTGCCGACCTGCACCACACCCAGACCATGCTGCTGGACGCCCCGAACCGGGACCACGACGAGCGGTGGTGGCGGCACAAGGACCCCGGCCCCGGTGCCGTGCTGGCGATGCTCGGGGTCCGCGGACGGCTGCCGGAGCTGGCGCACCACACGCTGCTGCTGGCGGACGACTGGGACGGCGGTTTCGCCGCTCTGTCCCGCGGTCGGGGCCTGCCCGCGAACCCGTCGTTGTACATCGGCAAGCCGAGCGCCACCGACCCGACGGTGGCACCCGCCGACCACGAGAACCTGTTCGTCCTCGTGCCGGTCCCGGCCGACCCGGGCATCGGGCACGGCGGGATCGAGGGCGCCGGTGACCAGCGCGTCGAGGGGTTCGTCGACCGCACCATCGAGCAGATCGCCACATGGACCGGCGCGCACGACCTCGCCGACCGGGTGGTGGTGCGGCGCACCGTCGCCCCTGGCGACTTCGCCACCGACCTGCAGTCGTGGTCCGGCAGCGCGCTGGGGCCGGCGCACACGCTGCGGCAGAGCGCCTTCCTCCGGTCGCCGAACGCGTCCCGACGGGTGTCCGGCCTGCTGTTCACGGGCGCCAGCACCATCCCGGGCATCGGCGTGCCGATGTGCCTGATCAGCGCCGAGCTGGTGGCCAAGCGGGTGCGCGGGGACCGGACCGCCGCGCCGCTGCCCGTGCCGGCGAGGGTGCCGGCATGA
- a CDS encoding squalene/phytoene synthase family protein gives MSRQTGLALYDRTARVAAAPVIRRYSTSFRLATSLFPRRCRAAIASIYALVRIADEIVDGTAAEAGLDRAARARVLDELERETERAVATGFSANLVVHAFAAVAREAAMEPALTRAFFASMRRDLDHVAFDEAEYRTYVHGSAEVVGLMCLRVFLAGRPVAAETAARLDEGAARLGAAFQKVNFLRDVAHDRGQLGRSYLPGVSGSGLTDEQKTAVVDDIRADLRAARAAVRYLPGDCRRPVLVATALFGELLRRLERTPASRLASTRVSVPAPVKLALALRWTLAPSLNTGALS, from the coding sequence ATGAGCCGCCAGACGGGCCTGGCGCTGTACGACCGCACCGCGCGCGTGGCCGCGGCACCGGTGATCCGCCGGTACTCCACGTCGTTCCGGCTGGCGACCAGCCTGTTCCCCCGCCGGTGCCGGGCGGCGATCGCCTCGATCTACGCGCTGGTGCGGATCGCCGACGAGATCGTGGACGGCACGGCGGCCGAGGCGGGGCTGGACCGCGCCGCCCGGGCACGGGTGCTCGACGAGCTGGAGCGCGAGACGGAGCGCGCGGTGGCGACGGGGTTCAGCGCGAACCTGGTGGTGCACGCCTTCGCGGCGGTCGCCCGCGAGGCCGCCATGGAACCCGCGCTGACCAGGGCGTTCTTCGCCTCGATGCGGCGCGACCTGGACCACGTGGCCTTCGACGAGGCCGAGTACCGGACGTACGTGCACGGGTCTGCCGAGGTGGTGGGGCTGATGTGCCTGCGGGTGTTCCTGGCTGGGAGGCCGGTGGCGGCGGAGACCGCAGCGCGGCTCGACGAGGGTGCCGCCCGGCTGGGCGCCGCCTTCCAGAAGGTGAACTTCCTGCGGGACGTGGCGCACGACCGCGGGCAGCTGGGTCGCTCGTACCTGCCCGGGGTGTCGGGCTCCGGCCTGACGGACGAGCAGAAGACGGCCGTCGTCGACGACATCCGGGCCGACCTGCGGGCAGCCCGCGCCGCGGTCCGGTACCTGCCCGGCGACTGCCGCCGCCCGGTGCTGGTGGCCACCGCCCTGTTCGGCGAGCTGCTGCGTCGGCTCGAGCGGACGCCCGCCTCCCGCCTGGCGAGCACCCGAGTGTCCGTCCCCGCGCCCGTGAAGCTGGCGCTCGCCCTGCGGTGGACGCTCGCGCCCTCGCTGAACACCGGGGCGCTGTCATGA
- a CDS encoding polyprenyl synthetase family protein, which yields MTHDLAASAPLVEPVARPAAPLVLPNLAAAMAEVERRLDLVLDEALRRSRAHGPHYEQLWRAVRTMTQGGKRLRPRLLLATFLHLGGTRLEPAVELAVAVELLHTALLVHDDVIDGDVERRGVLNVVGAFEQAARAEGLPEHPARRWGEQAALLAGDLLLTSALRITARLELDHARRTALVELVDESVYRAAAGELADVTYAAGLAAPAPSDIRRLMADKTAHYSLELPLRAAALLAGAPEWLGDRLGAIGHRLGLVFQMRDDLLGVFGSAAETGKSCSNDLREGKQTLLVAYARGTAEWSAAAHLFGREDLDEVGAEVLRAALEASGARARLEQEVHDERDAALTLIAGADLPAALARLLAAEAERAAERRS from the coding sequence ATGACCCACGACCTCGCGGCCTCCGCCCCGCTCGTCGAGCCCGTCGCACGCCCGGCCGCCCCGCTGGTGCTGCCCAACCTCGCCGCGGCGATGGCGGAGGTCGAGCGGCGCCTGGACCTGGTGCTCGACGAGGCGCTGCGCCGTTCCAGGGCGCACGGGCCGCACTACGAGCAGCTGTGGCGGGCGGTGCGCACCATGACGCAGGGCGGCAAGCGGCTGCGGCCCCGCCTGCTGCTCGCGACGTTCCTGCACCTGGGCGGCACCCGGCTGGAGCCGGCCGTCGAGCTCGCCGTCGCGGTAGAGCTGCTGCACACGGCCCTGCTGGTGCACGACGACGTGATCGACGGCGACGTGGAGCGGCGCGGCGTGCTGAACGTGGTCGGTGCGTTCGAGCAGGCCGCCCGTGCCGAGGGGCTGCCCGAGCACCCCGCCCGGCGCTGGGGTGAGCAGGCGGCGCTGCTCGCCGGGGACCTGCTGCTGACGTCGGCCCTGCGGATCACCGCCCGGCTCGAGCTCGACCACGCCCGCCGCACGGCCCTGGTCGAGCTGGTGGACGAGAGCGTCTACCGCGCCGCCGCCGGCGAGCTGGCCGACGTGACGTACGCCGCCGGGCTCGCCGCCCCGGCGCCGTCGGACATCCGCCGGCTGATGGCCGACAAGACCGCCCACTACTCCCTCGAGCTGCCGCTGCGCGCCGCCGCGCTGCTGGCCGGTGCCCCGGAGTGGCTCGGCGACCGCCTCGGCGCGATCGGCCACCGCCTGGGCCTGGTGTTCCAGATGCGCGACGACCTGCTGGGAGTGTTCGGCAGCGCGGCGGAGACCGGCAAGAGCTGCTCGAACGACCTGCGGGAGGGCAAGCAGACCCTGCTGGTGGCGTACGCGCGCGGCACCGCGGAGTGGTCGGCGGCAGCGCACCTGTTCGGCCGGGAGGACCTGGACGAGGTCGGTGCGGAGGTGCTGCGGGCGGCTCTCGAGGCGTCCGGTGCGCGGGCCCGGCTGGAGCAGGAGGTCCACGACGAGCGGGACGCCGCGCTGACCCTGATCGCCGGCGCCGACCTGCCGGCCGCCCTGGCCCGGCTGCTCGCCGCCGAGGCGGAGCGTGCGGCGGAGCGACGGTCATGA
- the idi gene encoding isopentenyl-diphosphate Delta-isomerase, translated as MDEVVLLSEDGTPIGTAPKAQVHGADTPLHLAFSCYLYDTSGRLLVSRRALSKRTWPGVWTNSFCGHPGPGEQLEDAVRRHGRLELGVEVEGLHAELPDFRYLAVDASGVVENEVCPVFSAVTSSLVVPHPDEVMEAVWVDPARLSAAVHLAPWAFSPWFALQIDQLHNFTRENPV; from the coding sequence ATGGACGAGGTCGTGCTGCTGTCCGAGGACGGCACCCCGATCGGCACGGCGCCCAAGGCGCAGGTGCACGGTGCCGACACGCCGCTGCACCTGGCCTTCTCCTGCTACCTGTACGACACCTCCGGGCGGCTGCTCGTGTCCCGTCGGGCGCTGTCCAAGCGGACGTGGCCGGGGGTGTGGACCAACTCGTTCTGCGGTCACCCGGGGCCGGGTGAGCAGCTCGAGGACGCCGTCCGCCGGCACGGACGGCTCGAGCTCGGCGTGGAGGTCGAGGGACTCCACGCCGAGCTCCCCGACTTCCGGTACCTCGCCGTGGACGCCTCGGGCGTCGTGGAGAACGAGGTGTGCCCCGTCTTCTCGGCTGTCACGTCGTCCCTCGTCGTGCCGCACCCGGACGAGGTGATGGAGGCGGTGTGGGTCGACCCCGCCCGCCTGTCCGCCGCCGTGCACCTGGCGCCCTGGGCCTTCAGCCCGTGGTTCGCGCTGCAGATCGACCAGCTGCACAACTTCACCAGGGAGAACCCGGTATGA
- a CDS encoding MarR family transcriptional regulator — MPDDEPITEIALGFHDPRVVDRGGRLVHTSGLPDAEVGQVVRVMDALFRWREAEQRSSRASRAFMQLGETDMKALRFVIVRTEQGHHVTAREIADHLGISSASTTKLLDRLEAGGHIRRTPHPTDRRAIAVVVTAETRRAAEQTVGREHARRFQVAAALTPDERETVIRFLDALSATTTPDEGTGAEADGTGPPAEG; from the coding sequence GTGCCGGATGACGAACCGATCACCGAGATCGCCCTCGGCTTCCACGACCCGCGCGTGGTGGACCGGGGTGGGCGGCTGGTGCACACGTCGGGGCTTCCCGATGCGGAGGTGGGTCAGGTGGTCCGGGTGATGGACGCGCTGTTCCGCTGGCGCGAGGCCGAGCAGCGGTCCAGCCGCGCCTCGCGGGCATTCATGCAGCTGGGCGAGACGGACATGAAGGCGCTGCGGTTCGTCATCGTCCGCACCGAGCAGGGGCACCACGTCACCGCCCGGGAGATCGCCGACCACCTGGGCATCTCCAGCGCGTCCACCACCAAGCTGCTCGACCGCCTCGAGGCGGGCGGGCACATCCGGCGCACGCCGCACCCGACCGACCGGCGTGCGATCGCGGTGGTGGTCACCGCCGAGACCCGTCGTGCTGCCGAGCAGACGGTCGGGCGGGAGCACGCGCGCCGGTTCCAGGTCGCAGCCGCGCTGACGCCCGACGAGCGGGAGACGGTGATCCGGTTCCTCGACGCGCTCAGCGCCACCACCACGCCGGACGAGGGGACCGGGGCGGAGGCGGACGGCACCGGACCGCCGGCCGAGGGCTGA
- a CDS encoding glutamate--cysteine ligase, giving the protein MDRRGASVRTFGVEEEFLLIDPQSGCAVPAAPQVLAGVDDVPAWSDESGDDPQPGAPPTCPRRSELTMELQQQMLEVATPPRTELATLADDLHRLRRTADAAARRAGLRVAALGTSPLPARPRISPSPRYQAIGRALAIACDEQLTCGCHVHVAVGSPDEGVAVLDRIRPWLPVVAAVATNSPFWNGVDTGYASYRTQSWSRWPGTGPTEVFGSAAAYRRLVDDMIGTGTLLDEGMVYFDARLSRRYPTVEVRVADVCLDVADAVLVAALCRALVDTAAGEWRAGAAASGEPAALLRLASWRSSRSGTDGDLVDPRTHRLRPAADVLVGLVGHVEAALHANGDLDVVRESIRRVVAQGTGARAQRESVARHGRLDAMVLEAVERTCA; this is encoded by the coding sequence GTGGATCGCAGGGGCGCGTCCGTGCGCACGTTCGGCGTCGAGGAGGAGTTCCTGCTCATCGACCCGCAGTCCGGTTGCGCCGTCCCGGCGGCGCCCCAGGTGCTGGCGGGGGTGGACGACGTGCCGGCCTGGTCCGACGAGTCGGGGGACGACCCGCAACCGGGCGCCCCGCCGACCTGCCCCCGGCGCAGCGAGCTCACCATGGAGCTGCAGCAGCAGATGCTCGAGGTGGCCACGCCACCACGGACCGAGCTGGCCACGCTCGCGGACGATCTGCACCGGCTGCGCCGCACCGCCGATGCCGCCGCGCGCCGAGCCGGGCTCCGGGTGGCGGCCCTCGGCACGTCGCCGCTACCGGCGCGGCCGCGCATCAGCCCGTCGCCGCGGTACCAGGCGATCGGCCGTGCACTCGCCATCGCCTGCGACGAGCAGCTGACCTGCGGCTGCCACGTGCACGTCGCGGTCGGCTCGCCCGACGAGGGCGTCGCGGTGCTGGACCGCATCCGGCCCTGGCTCCCGGTGGTCGCGGCCGTCGCCACCAACTCGCCGTTCTGGAACGGCGTCGACACCGGGTACGCCAGCTACCGGACCCAGTCGTGGAGCCGGTGGCCGGGGACGGGGCCGACGGAGGTGTTCGGCTCGGCCGCTGCGTACCGCCGGCTGGTGGACGACATGATCGGCACGGGCACCCTGCTGGACGAGGGGATGGTCTACTTCGACGCCCGGCTGTCCCGGCGGTACCCGACGGTCGAGGTGCGCGTCGCCGACGTGTGCCTGGACGTGGCGGACGCCGTGCTGGTCGCGGCGCTGTGCCGGGCGCTGGTCGACACGGCGGCCGGCGAGTGGCGCGCCGGTGCTGCGGCGTCGGGCGAGCCCGCCGCGCTGCTGCGGCTGGCGTCCTGGCGGTCCAGCCGGTCCGGCACAGACGGCGACCTGGTGGATCCGCGCACCCACCGGCTCCGTCCGGCCGCCGACGTGCTGGTCGGGCTGGTGGGCCACGTCGAGGCCGCGCTGCACGCCAACGGCGACCTGGACGTGGTGCGCGAGTCGATCCGGCGCGTCGTGGCGCAGGGCACCGGTGCGCGCGCGCAGCGGGAGTCGGTGGCCCGGCACGGCCGGCTGGACGCGATGGTGCTGGAGGCCGTCGAGCGCACCTGCGCGTGA
- a CDS encoding universal stress protein: protein MSISSADQKESSGRIVVGVDGSASSKAALQWAVAQGRLTGQPVEAVMSWDYPVNYAVAALGTFEWAGSATLALENAVKDVLQGDEAVHVRQRVEQGHAARVLLDAARDAGLVVVGSRGHGGFTGLLLGSVSQHVVTHAHCPVVVVHAPAVTHGTTEA from the coding sequence GTGAGCATCTCCAGTGCCGATCAGAAGGAATCGTCCGGGCGGATCGTCGTCGGCGTCGACGGGTCCGCCTCCTCCAAGGCCGCGCTGCAGTGGGCGGTGGCCCAGGGCCGGCTCACGGGGCAGCCGGTCGAGGCGGTGATGTCCTGGGACTACCCGGTGAACTACGCGGTCGCCGCCCTCGGCACGTTCGAGTGGGCCGGCAGCGCGACGCTGGCCCTCGAGAACGCCGTCAAGGACGTGCTCCAGGGCGACGAGGCGGTGCACGTGCGGCAGCGGGTGGAGCAGGGGCACGCGGCACGGGTGCTGCTCGACGCAGCCCGTGACGCGGGGCTCGTCGTGGTCGGCAGCCGCGGGCACGGCGGGTTCACCGGTCTGCTGCTCGGTTCCGTGAGCCAGCACGTGGTCACGCATGCGCACTGCCCGGTGGTCGTGGTGCACGCGCCGGCCGTCACTCACGGGACGACGGAGGCCTGA
- a CDS encoding NADH-quinone oxidoreductase subunit C: MTAPRPTSPVEPSSPTAPDPAALDPAAPDPAAPARDARTVTRAELPAQVEAHLAAGHRLALVDAHDDGAPGFRVVYAFADPATDRRTELTVAVPRDDAWVPSLSTISFPAGRFERAIRDGFGIEPRDHVRPRRLTRHAHWPAGWYPMRGDAATDPAFGPDESGFAFVPVEGQGVYEIPVGPVHAGMIEPGHFRFSVVGETIVRMKARLWFVHRGLEKHLQGRTPEQALPLTERISGDTAVGHALTFAMAVEDALGIEVGEQDRLVRALLLELERLHCHVADLGAMANDVGLGILQTHTLRLREQLLRSNALVTGHRLLRGGIGIGSAGLRALPDVELVRSVAAEVAELVRIALGTAVLVDRFTGTAVLHRQQAAEMGVLGYVARASGLDVDARRDHPFVDLGTSFQVCTAETGDAMARFTVRADEVAVGAALIADLVDRLGGHLGTGAATPDLRAPADDAAGAEYAAGAEPVDDDVPTPAAHGLALVEAWRGTACHRVELDAAGRLTRAAIVDPSFFTWPALPVALADTIVPDFPLANKSFNQSYAGNDL; encoded by the coding sequence ATGACCGCGCCTCGTCCGACGAGCCCGGTGGAGCCGTCCTCCCCCACCGCACCCGACCCCGCTGCACTCGACCCCGCTGCACCGGACCCGGCCGCCCCGGCGCGCGACGCCCGCACCGTGACCCGCGCGGAGCTGCCCGCCCAGGTCGAGGCCCACCTCGCGGCCGGCCACCGCCTCGCCCTGGTCGACGCGCACGACGACGGCGCCCCCGGCTTCCGCGTGGTCTACGCGTTCGCCGACCCGGCCACCGACCGGCGCACCGAGCTGACCGTCGCCGTGCCGCGCGACGACGCGTGGGTCCCGTCCCTGTCCACGATCTCGTTCCCGGCCGGCCGGTTCGAGCGCGCCATCCGCGACGGCTTTGGCATCGAGCCCCGCGACCACGTGCGTCCCCGGCGCCTGACCCGGCACGCCCACTGGCCCGCCGGCTGGTACCCGATGCGTGGGGACGCCGCGACCGACCCGGCGTTCGGTCCGGACGAGAGCGGCTTCGCCTTCGTGCCGGTCGAGGGCCAGGGCGTCTACGAGATCCCAGTCGGGCCGGTGCACGCCGGGATGATCGAGCCGGGTCACTTCAGGTTCTCGGTGGTCGGGGAGACCATCGTCCGGATGAAGGCCCGACTGTGGTTCGTCCACCGTGGCCTGGAGAAGCACCTGCAGGGACGGACGCCGGAGCAGGCGCTGCCCCTGACCGAGCGGATCAGCGGCGACACCGCCGTGGGGCACGCGCTGACGTTCGCGATGGCGGTGGAGGACGCGCTCGGCATCGAGGTCGGCGAGCAGGACCGGCTGGTGCGCGCGCTTTTGCTGGAGCTCGAGCGGCTGCACTGCCACGTCGCCGACCTCGGCGCGATGGCCAACGACGTCGGCCTCGGCATCCTGCAGACCCACACGCTGCGGCTGCGCGAGCAGCTGCTCCGGTCGAACGCCCTGGTCACCGGGCATCGGCTGCTGCGCGGCGGCATCGGGATCGGCTCGGCCGGGTTGCGGGCGCTGCCGGACGTCGAGCTGGTCCGCTCCGTCGCCGCCGAGGTGGCCGAGCTGGTCCGCATCGCCCTGGGCACTGCCGTGCTGGTGGATCGGTTCACGGGGACGGCCGTGCTGCACCGCCAGCAGGCTGCCGAGATGGGCGTGCTCGGCTACGTCGCGCGGGCCAGCGGGCTGGACGTGGACGCTCGTCGCGACCACCCGTTCGTCGATCTCGGCACGTCGTTCCAGGTGTGCACGGCCGAGACCGGCGACGCGATGGCGCGGTTCACGGTGCGCGCCGACGAGGTGGCGGTCGGCGCCGCCCTGATCGCCGACCTCGTCGACAGGCTCGGCGGGCACCTCGGCACCGGTGCGGCCACCCCGGACCTCCGGGCGCCCGCGGACGACGCAGCCGGCGCGGAGTACGCAGCCGGCGCAGAGCCGGTCGACGACGACGTCCCGACCCCCGCCGCCCACGGGCTCGCGCTCGTCGAGGCCTGGCGCGGCACCGCGTGCCACCGTGTCGAGCTGGACGCCGCCGGCCGGCTGACCAGGGCCGCGATCGTCGACCCGTCGTTCTTCACGTGGCCGGCGCTGCCGGTCGCGCTTGCGGACACGATCGTCCCGGACTTCCCCCTGGCCAACAAGAGCTTCAACCAGTCCTACGCCGGCAACGACCTCTAG